DNA from Litorilinea aerophila:
ACGCGCAATATCGGTATCATTGCGCACATTGACGCCGGTAAAACAACGACCACCGAGCGTATTCTCTTCTATTCCGGTCGCATCCACCGCATGGGCGAGGTGCACGAAGGCACCGCTGTGACCGACTACATGGTCCAGGAGCGGGAGCGGGGCATCACCATCACGGCTGCTGCCATCACCACCGTCTGGACCGACCGCATGACCGGCGAGGAGTGTCAGATCAACGTGATCGACACCCCCGGCCACATCGACTTCACCGCCGAGGTCCAGCGCAGCCTGCGGGTCCTGGACGGCGGCGTGGTGGTCTTCGACGCGGTGGCCGGCGTGGAGCCCCAGTCCGAGACCGTCTGGCGACAGGCGGACCGCTACCACGTGCCCCGCATCTGCTTCGTCAACAAGATGGATCGGGTGGGCGCCAGCTTCGAGCGCACCTGCCAGATGATCGTGGATCGGCTGGGTGCCAACCCGCTGCCCATTCAGCTGCCCATCGGCGCCGAAGATAGTTTCGCCGGTGTGATCGACCTGCTGACCATGAAGGCCCTGGTCTTCACGGACGAGCTGGGGGCCAAGCCGTCGGTGGAGGAGATCCCCGCCGACCTGCGGGAGGCCGCCGAACACGCCCGCGAGGTGATGATTGAGCGGATCGCCGAGACCGACGACGAGCTCACCATGAAGTTCCTGGAAGGCGAGGAGATCAGCACCGAGGAGCTGGTGGCTGCCCTGCGTCGGGCCGTGATCAACAATGAGATCGTGCCTGTGCTCTGTGGCTCTGCCCTGCGGAACAAGGGGGTCCAGCCATTGCTGGATGCCATCGTGCGCTACCTGCCCAGCCCGGTGGACATTCCACCGGTACAGGGGACGGATCCCCACACGGGTGAAACCATCTACCGCAAACCGGATCCCAATGAGCCCTTCTCGGCTCTGGTGTTCAAAATTGTTACCGACCCCTTCGTGGGTCGGCTGGCCTACGTCCGGGTCTATTCGGGGCGGTTGACCTCAGGCAGCACCGTCTACAACGTCAACCGGCAGCGTCGGGAGCGGATTGGGCGCCTCCTGCAGATGTACGCGGACAAGCGGGAGGAGATCAAGGAGTGCGATGCCGGGGATATCGCCGCGGTGGTAGGGCTGAAGCAGACCTTCACCGGCGAGACCCTGTGTGACCCCAACGCCGAGATCCTGCTGGAGTCCATCGAATTCCCGGACCCGGTGATCAAGGTGGCGGTGGAGCCCAAATCCAAGGCGGATCAGGACAAGCTGACCGAGGCCCTGCTCAAGCTGGCCGAGGAAGATCCCACCTTCCAGGTCAACTACGACGACCAGACCGGGCAGACGGTGATCGCCGGCATGGGCGAGCTTCACCTGGACATCATCATTGATCGGCTCAAGCGGGAGTTCCGGGTCCAGTGCAATGTGGGGCGCCCCCAGGTTGCCTACCGGGAGACCATCACCCGGCCGGTGCGGGCCGAAGGTCGTTTCGTGCGACAGAGCGGTGGCCGCGGCCAGTATGGCCACGTCTGGCTGGAGATCGAACCCAACGAGCCGGGTGCCGGCTTCGTCTTCGAGGATCGCATCGTCGGTGGTGTGGTCCCCAAGGAGTACATCCCGGCGGTTCAAAAGGGCGTGGAAGAGGCCATGGAGAGCGGCGTCCTGGCCGGCTATCCGGTGGTGGATGTCAAGGTGGCCCTGGTGGACGGCAGCTACCACGAAGTGGACTCCAGCGAAATGGCCTTCAAGATTGCCGGGAGCATCGCCTTCAAGGAAGGTGCCCAGAAGGCCGGCCCGGTGCTGCTGGAGCCCATCATG
Protein-coding regions in this window:
- the fusA gene encoding elongation factor G; the encoded protein is MSVEYPIERTRNIGIIAHIDAGKTTTTERILFYSGRIHRMGEVHEGTAVTDYMVQERERGITITAAAITTVWTDRMTGEECQINVIDTPGHIDFTAEVQRSLRVLDGGVVVFDAVAGVEPQSETVWRQADRYHVPRICFVNKMDRVGASFERTCQMIVDRLGANPLPIQLPIGAEDSFAGVIDLLTMKALVFTDELGAKPSVEEIPADLREAAEHAREVMIERIAETDDELTMKFLEGEEISTEELVAALRRAVINNEIVPVLCGSALRNKGVQPLLDAIVRYLPSPVDIPPVQGTDPHTGETIYRKPDPNEPFSALVFKIVTDPFVGRLAYVRVYSGRLTSGSTVYNVNRQRRERIGRLLQMYADKREEIKECDAGDIAAVVGLKQTFTGETLCDPNAEILLESIEFPDPVIKVAVEPKSKADQDKLTEALLKLAEEDPTFQVNYDDQTGQTVIAGMGELHLDIIIDRLKREFRVQCNVGRPQVAYRETITRPVRAEGRFVRQSGGRGQYGHVWLEIEPNEPGAGFVFEDRIVGGVVPKEYIPAVQKGVEEAMESGVLAGYPVVDVKVALVDGSYHEVDSSEMAFKIAGSIAFKEGAQKAGPVLLEPIMKVETLVPEEYVGDIVGDFSSRRGDISGMEPRGNVQAIKAYVPLSEMFGYATDLRSMTSGRGTFTMEFYKYAPVNQAIAEKILKGVAA